In Luteitalea sp. TBR-22, one genomic interval encodes:
- a CDS encoding SpoIID/LytB domain-containing protein has protein sequence MRFASRLFVAAVAALVASCASRQQPPRPTPPPVARPGTGVPTTPPPPAPVLPPSGDLVLRIETGARGTGQVEAVPLEAYVRDVVVGEIAVAPQDGSLAGQAYAAQAIVARTYALAVRGRHAAEGFDLCSTTHCQVYVRDQWRRSRWASEVDAAVTRTRGQYLSSAGRPIEAVFHAHCGGHTSAAVEVWRTAGAPYLRGVEDPYCVREQSGDWSSRLELEAVRAALNRRPRTEVGDRLDGVQVLRRDAGGRVVELVLSGARSPVVTAEDFRLAVIAAAGVRSLRSTRFEVARHGTALVFTGRGSGHGVGLCQVGLLGRLRAGQTVAQVLGAYYAGVDLSRLGGT, from the coding sequence GTGCGATTCGCCTCACGGCTGTTCGTGGCCGCCGTCGCGGCCCTGGTGGCCTCGTGCGCGAGCCGGCAACAGCCGCCGCGGCCGACCCCGCCGCCGGTCGCCCGGCCCGGCACCGGCGTGCCGACCACCCCACCCCCGCCGGCGCCGGTCCTGCCGCCGTCCGGCGATCTGGTGCTGCGGATCGAAACCGGGGCGCGCGGAACCGGACAGGTGGAAGCCGTGCCGCTCGAGGCGTACGTACGGGACGTCGTGGTCGGCGAGATTGCCGTGGCCCCCCAGGACGGCTCCCTCGCCGGGCAGGCCTACGCGGCGCAGGCGATCGTCGCGCGGACCTATGCCCTGGCGGTACGAGGACGGCACGCCGCCGAGGGGTTCGACCTCTGCTCCACGACCCACTGCCAGGTGTACGTGCGCGACCAGTGGCGACGCAGCCGCTGGGCCTCCGAGGTGGACGCGGCGGTGACGCGGACGCGGGGCCAGTACCTCTCCTCGGCGGGACGCCCCATCGAAGCCGTGTTCCACGCCCACTGCGGCGGCCACACGAGTGCGGCGGTGGAAGTCTGGCGGACCGCCGGCGCGCCTTACCTGCGCGGTGTGGAGGACCCGTACTGCGTGCGCGAGCAGTCGGGTGACTGGAGCAGTCGCCTCGAGCTCGAGGCGGTGCGCGCGGCCCTGAATCGTCGCCCGCGCACCGAGGTCGGCGACCGCCTGGACGGCGTGCAGGTGCTGCGCCGCGATGCCGGTGGGCGGGTCGTCGAACTCGTGCTCTCGGGGGCGCGGTCCCCCGTGGTCACCGCCGAGGACTTCCGGCTGGCGGTCATCGCCGCGGCGGGAGTCCGCAGCCTGCGGAGCACGCGGTTCGAGGTCGCGCGCCACGGCACGGCGCTGGTGTTCACCGGGCGCGGCTCGGGCCATGGGGTCGGCCTGTGCCAGGTCGGGCTCCTCGGACGGTTGCGGGCCGGCCAGACGGTGGCGCAGGTGCTCGGCGCGTACTACGCGGGGGTGGACCTGTCGCGGTTGGGCGGAACGTAA
- a CDS encoding HAD family hydrolase, with product MGPGLTLFIDADDTLWENNIYFDSVIGRTATRLEEYGVASERTREALMAIERQRTRAHGYGSVNFGASLEVLCEHVGLVHALEDLRPFLRAEIAALRRKRLELLPDVPDTLAYLRRRHRVVLFTKGNHDEQWDKVVRSGLRDHFHQVDVVREKDAGAYRDAARRLGVRPDRAWMIGNSPKSDILPARDAGFGAVFVPHPGTWALELAELPPDNHDAGILRVETFARLREVF from the coding sequence GTGGGACCGGGCCTGACCCTCTTCATCGACGCCGACGACACCCTCTGGGAGAACAACATCTACTTCGACTCCGTGATCGGCCGCACGGCCACGCGGTTGGAGGAGTACGGCGTCGCGAGCGAGCGCACGCGCGAGGCGCTGATGGCGATCGAGCGGCAGCGCACCCGCGCCCACGGCTACGGGTCGGTGAACTTCGGCGCGTCGCTCGAGGTGCTGTGCGAGCACGTCGGCCTGGTGCACGCGCTCGAGGACCTGCGCCCGTTCCTGCGCGCCGAGATCGCGGCGTTGCGGCGCAAGCGGCTCGAACTGCTGCCCGACGTGCCCGACACGCTGGCCTACCTGCGGCGCCGTCACCGCGTGGTGCTCTTCACCAAGGGCAACCACGACGAGCAGTGGGACAAGGTGGTGCGGTCGGGCCTGCGCGACCACTTCCATCAGGTCGACGTCGTGCGCGAGAAGGACGCCGGCGCGTACCGGGACGCCGCGCGGCGCCTCGGTGTCCGGCCCGACCGCGCGTGGATGATCGGCAACAGCCCCAAGTCCGACATCCTGCCGGCGCGCGACGCCGGATTCGGCGCCGTGTTCGTGCCGCACCCGGGCACATGGGCGCTCGAACTCGCCGAGCTGCCGCCCGACAACCACGATGCGGGCATCCTGCGCGTCGAGACCTTCGCTCGCCTGCGGGAGGTGTTCTAG
- a CDS encoding DUF4159 domain-containing protein — protein sequence MTRREFVTLASAAAAAAVSCATPLRAQPRPSEFVFARLRYASGDWDYNPKVAANFLDSVLQYTSIPVYRDEVVIPADAADLPAFPFLFMTGHLLVRFSARERRGLRTFVEQGGLLFSDDCNHDVDGLYARSFEQEMRATFGPAGALPKLPATHPLYRCFFRFDTPPTTAHELNGWGDDLVHDYLRGLEQHGRLGVLYSNKDYGCEWDYDWKNKRFRREDNTKLAVNIAVYAMTS from the coding sequence GTGACGCGCCGGGAGTTCGTGACGCTGGCTTCTGCCGCTGCCGCCGCCGCCGTGTCGTGTGCCACGCCCCTGCGTGCCCAGCCGCGCCCGTCGGAGTTCGTGTTCGCCCGGCTCCGGTACGCCTCCGGAGACTGGGACTACAACCCGAAGGTCGCCGCCAATTTCCTCGACAGCGTGCTCCAGTACACCAGTATTCCCGTGTACCGCGACGAGGTGGTCATCCCGGCCGACGCTGCCGACCTGCCGGCCTTCCCGTTCCTGTTCATGACCGGCCACCTGCTGGTCCGCTTCAGCGCGCGGGAGCGTCGGGGCCTCCGGACCTTCGTCGAGCAGGGCGGGCTGCTGTTCTCCGACGACTGCAACCACGACGTCGATGGGCTCTACGCCCGCAGCTTCGAACAGGAGATGCGCGCCACGTTCGGTCCGGCCGGGGCGCTGCCGAAGCTGCCGGCGACCCATCCGCTGTACCGCTGCTTCTTCCGCTTCGACACGCCGCCGACGACGGCCCACGAGCTGAACGGTTGGGGCGACGACCTCGTCCACGACTACCTGCGGGGCCTCGAGCAGCATGGACGCCTCGGCGTGCTCTACAGCAACAAGGACTACGGCTGCGAATGGGACTACGACTGGAAGAACAAGCGCTTCCGCCGCGAGGACAACACCAAGCTGGCCGTCAACATCGCGGTCTACGCGATGACGTCGTGA